From one Candidatus Cloacimonadota bacterium genomic stretch:
- a CDS encoding aminotransferase class III-fold pyridoxal phosphate-dependent enzyme — MAGKLKLDKSMALYAEAQTLVPGGVAGIRRPYNFVEGEYPIFFDEGKGGRIRDVDGNEYIDYLCAYGPIIIGYREEEIDNAVIEQIKNKGFCFSLTQATQNLLVRKLQEVIPCCDMAAIVKTGSDATTIAIRVARAHTGKLKVARCGYHGWHDWCVEVKGGIPPKFYEDIIEFHYNDLDQLEDILKANANDMAAIIVTPVGHPLGAEVQMPKPGYLEGVRRLADQYGCVLIFDEIRSGFRCSLGGAQEYFGVTPDLATFGKAMANGYPIAALVGKREIMGVLSKEVFLSSTFFPNSDAQVAALKTIEILQRDQVLDAVAAKGRKFGEDVEKVLAESGIPARFSGSPWMPFITFPKDATGLYKKLRVEFYTQLIRRGVFLQPYHHGYICHRHTDADLAFTVQAIKESLAELNKLA; from the coding sequence ATGGCCGGCAAGCTGAAACTGGACAAAAGCATGGCCCTCTACGCCGAGGCGCAAACCCTGGTGCCCGGAGGCGTGGCCGGCATCCGCAGACCCTACAACTTCGTTGAGGGCGAATACCCCATCTTCTTCGACGAGGGCAAAGGCGGACGCATCCGCGACGTGGACGGCAACGAATACATCGACTACCTCTGCGCCTACGGCCCCATCATCATCGGCTACCGCGAGGAAGAGATCGACAACGCGGTGATCGAACAGATCAAAAACAAAGGCTTCTGCTTCTCGCTCACCCAGGCCACCCAAAACCTGCTGGTGCGCAAGCTGCAAGAAGTGATCCCCTGCTGCGACATGGCCGCGATCGTGAAGACCGGCAGCGACGCCACCACCATCGCCATCCGCGTGGCCAGGGCCCACACCGGCAAGCTGAAAGTGGCCCGCTGCGGCTACCACGGCTGGCACGACTGGTGCGTGGAAGTGAAAGGCGGCATCCCGCCAAAATTCTATGAAGACATCATCGAATTCCACTACAACGACCTCGACCAGCTGGAAGACATCCTGAAAGCCAACGCCAACGACATGGCCGCGATCATCGTGACCCCGGTGGGCCATCCCCTGGGGGCGGAAGTGCAGATGCCCAAGCCGGGTTATCTGGAAGGCGTGCGCAGGCTGGCCGACCAGTATGGCTGCGTGCTGATCTTCGACGAGATCCGCAGCGGCTTCCGCTGTTCCCTGGGCGGCGCGCAGGAATATTTCGGCGTAACGCCGGACCTGGCCACCTTCGGCAAGGCGATGGCCAACGGCTATCCGATCGCCGCGCTGGTGGGCAAACGCGAGATCATGGGCGTCCTCAGCAAAGAGGTCTTCCTCTCCTCCACCTTCTTCCCCAATTCCGACGCCCAGGTGGCGGCCCTGAAAACCATCGAGATCCTCCAGCGCGATCAGGTGCTGGACGCGGTGGCCGCCAAGGGCAGGAAGTTCGGCGAGGATGTGGAGAAAGTGTTGGCGGAATCAGGCATTCCGGCCCGCTTCTCCGGTTCGCCCTGGATGCCCTTCATCACCTTCCCCAAGGACGCCACCGGCCTCTATAAAAAGCTGCGGGTGGAATTCTACACCCAGCTCATCCGCCGGGGCGTGTTCCTGCAACCCTACCATCACGGCTACATCTGCCACCGCCACACCGACGCGGACCTGGCCTTCACGGTGCAGGCCATCAAAGAATCGCTGGCCGAGCTGAACAAGCTGGCCTGA
- a CDS encoding CTP synthase, whose amino-acid sequence MAKYIFVMGGVLSSLGKGIATASIGLLLKSMGYRVVTQKFDPYLNVDPGTMSPFQHGEVFVTDDGAETDLDLGHYERFVDEALTRRSSCSAGQIYETVLQNERKGVYLGKTVQVIPHVTDEIKRRIKELDADYDIIITEIGGTVGDIESLPFLEAVRQLRLDLGLQNTLYVMLTYIPYIHAAGELKTKPSQHSAYKLREIGIQPEILLCRSEKPFENEIYDKIALFTNVPRANVINAIDVKSVYECPITFKNADLHKIICRHFGLDCKPLRLREWNRFLQNSTSWEHKVTIAVCGKYVKHQDAYKSVEEALFHAAAFHRMKLQVKWVDSEQKFKPSSLAKILKDADGILIPGGFGVRGIEGKIAIAEYARTRNIPFLGICLGMQVAVIEFARHVCHLKDANSTEFIADTPHPVIHLMEDQLYQKMVGGTMRLGAFPCKLEPGSLARKVYGSAKISERHRHRFEFNNAYRDKLTAKGMKLSGFSPDGLLVEIVELPEKDFYLGVQFHPEFKSRPNKAHPLFRDFFRAAHLFSSGRSKQ is encoded by the coding sequence ATGGCAAAATACATTTTCGTGATGGGCGGCGTGCTATCCTCACTGGGCAAGGGCATCGCCACCGCGTCGATAGGTTTGTTGCTCAAATCCATGGGCTACCGCGTGGTGACCCAAAAATTCGATCCCTACCTGAACGTTGACCCCGGCACGATGAGCCCCTTCCAGCACGGAGAGGTGTTCGTTACCGACGACGGCGCCGAGACCGACCTCGACCTCGGCCACTATGAGCGCTTTGTGGATGAGGCGCTCACCCGCCGCTCCAGCTGTTCCGCCGGCCAGATCTACGAAACGGTGCTCCAAAACGAAAGGAAGGGCGTGTATCTGGGCAAGACGGTGCAGGTGATCCCGCACGTGACGGACGAGATCAAGCGCCGGATCAAAGAGCTGGACGCCGATTACGACATCATCATCACCGAGATCGGCGGCACCGTCGGCGACATCGAAAGCCTGCCCTTTCTGGAGGCCGTGCGCCAGCTGCGGCTGGACCTTGGCCTGCAAAACACCCTCTACGTGATGCTCACCTATATCCCTTACATCCACGCCGCGGGCGAGCTGAAGACCAAGCCCTCCCAACACAGCGCCTACAAACTCCGCGAGATCGGCATCCAGCCGGAAATCCTGCTCTGCCGCTCGGAAAAACCCTTTGAAAACGAGATCTACGACAAAATCGCCCTCTTCACCAACGTTCCCCGCGCCAACGTGATCAACGCCATCGACGTGAAAAGCGTTTACGAATGCCCCATCACCTTCAAGAATGCCGATCTGCACAAGATCATCTGCCGCCACTTCGGATTGGACTGCAAGCCCCTGCGCCTGCGCGAATGGAACAGATTCCTGCAAAACAGCACCAGTTGGGAACACAAGGTCACCATCGCCGTCTGCGGCAAATACGTGAAGCACCAGGACGCCTACAAAAGCGTGGAGGAAGCACTGTTTCACGCCGCGGCCTTTCACCGCATGAAGCTGCAGGTGAAGTGGGTGGATTCAGAGCAGAAATTCAAGCCCTCCTCCCTGGCGAAAATACTCAAAGACGCGGACGGGATCCTGATCCCCGGAGGATTTGGGGTGCGGGGGATCGAGGGCAAGATCGCTATCGCCGAGTACGCGCGCACGCGCAATATCCCCTTCCTGGGCATTTGCCTGGGCATGCAGGTGGCCGTGATCGAATTTGCCCGCCACGTTTGCCACCTCAAAGACGCCAACAGCACGGAATTCATCGCGGACACGCCCCACCCGGTGATCCACCTGATGGAAGACCAGCTCTACCAGAAGATGGTGGGCGGCACCATGCGCCTGGGGGCCTTTCCCTGCAAGCTGGAGCCGGGGTCGCTGGCCAGAAAGGTGTACGGCAGTGCCAAGATCAGCGAAAGACACCGCCACCGCTTTGAATTCAACAACGCCTACCGGGACAAGCTAACCGCCAAAGGCATGAAGTTGAGCGGCTTTTCGCCCGACGGACTGCTGGTGGAGATAGTGGAGCTGCCCGAGAAGGATTTTTACCTCGGCGTGCAGTTCCATCCGGAATTCAAATCGCGTCCGAACAAGGCCCATCCCCTCTTCCGGGATTTTTTCCGCGCCGCCCACCTCTTTTCTTCCGGCAGGTCCAAACAATAG
- a CDS encoding ABC transporter substrate-binding protein, translating to MRELLPPPLARTRGIWFMAWLAALLLLLSACGERDGGAEGSGKTLPQAETERPTELFKLRYRLKWLHQAQFAGAYMAKEKGFYQDRGLDVEILPGGGDHPPYQSLMEGSTDISNFNLITALKYYDPQNPIVMLAQTSQKNSTLLVGKKSSGIRSIGDLRGKKIGVWRDEGGDHTRFFLESLNLDIRAIPLDWSVNLLLEDAVDMMNAMTYNEYHRVLMSGLDEDDLVVFDLADYSFDLVDDGIYTTQAFFDRHPRQCRDFTAATLAGWNYALQHPQETLAVVLRYLRESHLPANPEHQAWMLDHMRSRVLEDPSRLGFLDPQDFELATRILMERGIITKAVDYQTFYPHDHQ from the coding sequence ATGCGCGAATTGCTGCCTCCGCCCCTGGCCCGAACCCGCGGCATCTGGTTCATGGCATGGCTGGCCGCCCTCCTGTTGCTGTTGTCAGCCTGTGGGGAGCGTGATGGCGGCGCGGAGGGCAGCGGCAAAACCCTGCCCCAGGCTGAGACGGAGCGGCCCACGGAGCTTTTCAAGCTGCGATACCGGCTGAAATGGCTGCATCAGGCCCAGTTCGCCGGGGCCTACATGGCCAAAGAAAAAGGTTTTTACCAGGACCGGGGGCTGGATGTGGAGATCCTGCCCGGCGGGGGCGACCATCCGCCATATCAGTCGCTGATGGAAGGTTCCACCGACATATCCAACTTCAACCTGATCACCGCCCTCAAGTATTATGACCCCCAAAATCCCATCGTGATGCTGGCCCAGACTTCACAGAAAAACTCCACCCTGCTGGTGGGGAAAAAGAGCTCCGGGATCAGGTCGATAGGAGATCTGCGGGGCAAAAAGATCGGCGTCTGGAGGGACGAGGGCGGCGACCACACCCGCTTCTTTCTGGAAAGCCTGAACCTGGACATCAGAGCGATACCCCTCGACTGGTCTGTGAATCTGCTGCTGGAAGATGCCGTGGACATGATGAACGCCATGACCTACAACGAGTATCACCGCGTGCTGATGTCCGGCCTGGACGAGGATGACCTGGTCGTCTTCGATCTGGCGGACTACAGCTTCGATCTGGTGGACGACGGCATCTACACCACCCAGGCCTTTTTCGACCGACACCCCCGCCAATGCCGCGATTTCACTGCCGCCACCCTCGCCGGCTGGAACTACGCCTTGCAGCATCCCCAGGAAACCCTGGCTGTGGTGCTGCGTTACCTGCGGGAGAGCCACCTGCCCGCCAATCCGGAACATCAGGCCTGGATGCTGGACCACATGCGCTCCCGCGTGCTGGAAGATCCCTCCCGGCTTGGTTTCCTCGATCCCCAGGACTTTGAGCTGGCAACCCGCATCCTGATGGAGCGCGGCATCATCACAAAAGCAGTGGATTACCAAACTTTCTACCCCCATGATCACCAGTAA
- a CDS encoding SpoIIE family protein phosphatase — protein sequence MITSKKTRPLGRQLISFMFVFMVMLFLLTILITRHLVYNVMRSSAEESISNLTEANVQMIDKNLANIMTIAQELRTVINNDIYNQGQLEHHIHHLLIDSPRLISVCLAYDSPSPKRTQTFLLENQQIRSIPTQDSDYLYKDWFQIPWLSQRPWWSDPWFDSLGSGEGVCSYSLPLTIKGQYRGIIRLDTPMETLRRIVQPIRVKKTGYAFLISSNGTIVAHPSDSLAMNYTVFDLANRYDRQDLRRTSKNAVSGQSGFERVRMDEPNRDTWVAFRPLPSNHWSMVVVVPNHEVFADLRYLTIIFTIASVMAFLILAGTIWYRTHALNQPLTELVEAIKLAGEGDLQPGPEIASNTYEIQVIAENFAKMKGSLTGYINNLQQVTEEKNSIMAEVTFASAIQRNLIPKNSDLSKLPPNLKTFGILEPAGVIGGDLYDYFLKDDGNFLFAIADVIGKGVAASMTMTMMTTLLRSVSPVKDSPEEILHTLNTFLVGNNLESDFVTMILGIIDLNSGSCVFSNAGHVPLYQLSAQGGFRRFAATHSTALGFFDNIKFTSELLQLAPGDKILVFTDGVTEAVNASDNLFGTAGLEKVLRGIDGTPPEGTVQAVISAVNAFADPQKSRDDTTILVIEYLGPLKS from the coding sequence ATGATCACCAGTAAGAAAACCAGACCCCTGGGGCGCCAGCTCATCTCCTTCATGTTCGTCTTCATGGTGATGCTGTTTTTGCTCACCATTCTCATCACCCGCCACTTGGTTTACAACGTGATGCGCAGCAGCGCCGAAGAAAGCATCAGCAACCTCACCGAGGCCAACGTGCAGATGATCGACAAGAACCTGGCCAACATCATGACCATCGCCCAGGAACTGAGAACGGTGATCAACAACGACATCTACAACCAAGGCCAGCTGGAGCACCACATCCATCACCTGCTGATCGACAGCCCCAGGCTGATCTCGGTTTGCCTGGCCTACGACAGCCCCTCCCCCAAACGCACCCAGACCTTCCTGCTGGAAAACCAGCAGATCCGCAGCATCCCCACGCAAGACAGTGATTACCTTTACAAGGACTGGTTCCAGATCCCCTGGCTGTCGCAGCGGCCCTGGTGGAGTGATCCCTGGTTCGACAGCCTGGGTTCCGGCGAGGGGGTTTGCTCCTATTCCCTGCCGCTCACCATCAAAGGCCAATATCGGGGCATCATCAGGCTGGACACCCCGATGGAAACCCTGCGCCGCATCGTGCAACCCATCCGGGTGAAAAAGACCGGCTATGCCTTCCTGATCTCCAGCAACGGCACCATCGTGGCCCATCCCAGCGATTCCCTGGCCATGAATTACACCGTGTTTGACCTCGCCAACCGTTATGACCGCCAGGACCTTCGCCGCACCAGCAAAAACGCCGTGAGCGGCCAGAGCGGATTCGAGCGCGTCCGCATGGATGAGCCCAACAGGGATACCTGGGTCGCCTTCCGGCCCCTGCCTTCCAATCACTGGAGCATGGTGGTGGTGGTGCCGAACCATGAGGTTTTTGCCGATCTGCGCTATCTCACCATCATCTTCACCATCGCTTCCGTGATGGCCTTTCTGATCCTGGCCGGCACCATCTGGTACCGCACCCACGCCCTGAACCAACCCCTCACGGAACTGGTGGAGGCCATCAAACTGGCCGGGGAAGGTGATCTGCAGCCCGGCCCGGAGATCGCTTCGAATACCTACGAGATCCAGGTGATCGCCGAAAACTTCGCGAAAATGAAGGGCTCCCTCACCGGCTATATCAACAACCTCCAGCAGGTGACCGAGGAAAAGAACAGCATCATGGCCGAAGTTACCTTCGCGTCTGCCATCCAGCGCAACCTCATTCCTAAAAATTCAGACCTCTCCAAGCTCCCGCCCAACCTTAAAACCTTTGGCATCCTGGAACCCGCGGGGGTGATCGGCGGCGACCTCTACGATTATTTCCTCAAGGATGACGGGAACTTCCTCTTCGCCATCGCCGACGTGATCGGAAAAGGCGTGGCCGCCTCCATGACCATGACCATGATGACCACCCTGCTGCGCTCGGTTTCGCCCGTAAAAGACAGTCCGGAGGAAATCCTCCACACCCTGAACACCTTTTTGGTGGGCAACAACCTGGAATCCGACTTTGTGACCATGATCCTCGGGATCATCGATCTCAACAGCGGCAGCTGCGTGTTTTCAAATGCCGGCCACGTGCCCCTCTACCAGCTTTCCGCGCAGGGAGGGTTCCGCAGATTTGCCGCCACCCACTCCACCGCGCTGGGCTTTTTTGACAATATCAAGTTCACTTCCGAGCTTCTGCAGCTCGCTCCGGGTGACAAGATCCTCGTTTTCACCGACGGCGTGACCGAAGCCGTGAACGCCTCTGACAACCTCTTCGGCACTGCCGGGCTGGAAAAAGTGTTGCGCGGCATCGACGGCACTCCTCCTGAAGGGACCGTTCAGGCCGTGATCAGCGCTGTCAACGCTTTCGCCGATCCCCAAAAAAGCCGTGACGACACCACCATCCTGGTGATCGAATATCTGGGTCCGCTGAAAAGCTGA
- a CDS encoding 1-acyl-sn-glycerol-3-phosphate acyltransferase — MINTITSLLWKALFIIVMLILLIILPLHLLAKLFVSSSRHRVHSWWVARAWGWFTVVSTGTRVKVSGRENIPSGGPICFIGNHQSYFDIPTLVGFAGCPMGFIAKQELAKVPVLKQWMIQLPSFFLDRDNARQAITVFQAASQVMKEGQPMVIFPEGLRAERGKVGEFHLGSLKLAQMAGATIVPFALDGTWRMMEIDGNIHAAKVNFTLLPPVKPDDPIYADKIALASHLRTSIEACLTD; from the coding sequence ATGATCAACACAATCACCAGCCTTCTCTGGAAAGCCCTCTTCATCATCGTGATGCTGATCCTGCTCATCATCCTGCCCTTGCACCTGCTCGCCAAACTTTTCGTTTCCAGCAGCCGCCACCGCGTTCACAGCTGGTGGGTGGCCAGGGCCTGGGGCTGGTTCACCGTGGTCAGCACCGGCACCCGGGTGAAGGTTTCCGGCCGTGAGAACATCCCCTCAGGTGGACCAATCTGTTTCATCGGCAACCACCAAAGCTACTTCGACATTCCCACCCTGGTCGGCTTCGCGGGCTGCCCCATGGGCTTCATTGCCAAGCAGGAACTGGCCAAGGTGCCGGTGCTCAAGCAGTGGATGATCCAGCTGCCGAGCTTCTTTCTGGACCGCGACAACGCCCGCCAGGCCATCACCGTTTTCCAGGCGGCCTCCCAGGTGATGAAGGAAGGCCAGCCCATGGTCATCTTCCCCGAAGGCCTCCGCGCGGAACGGGGCAAGGTGGGCGAATTCCATCTGGGCAGCCTCAAACTCGCGCAGATGGCCGGCGCCACCATTGTGCCCTTCGCCCTCGACGGCACCTGGCGCATGATGGAGATCGACGGCAACATCCACGCCGCCAAAGTGAATTTCACCCTTCTGCCGCCTGTGAAGCCCGACGATCCCATCTATGCCGACAAGATCGCCCTCGCCAGCCATCTGAGAACTTCCATTGAGGCCTGCCTTACCGATTGA
- a CDS encoding polysaccharide deacetylase family protein → MDRFPNILILLDLPRDFIPKAEFVLRTFCNILRLHPQFAYGERIEGVHLYYGPDRERSYPVKIHFDPATPEFFSQLELYPLDRVDFCLYQKEYIPFLFSQPGAIFAIGSQTMSFRKDIVASAFYFLTCWHEYILSRHGEQRGRVDYRESLQYRWDFTDIPVVDVYCQMLLYAMERALPQFIREIVWNEDSRFCISLSHDVDYWNYWAGTQQADTLKYNLRTWFKRPITATFKILGHTLHKNLIHNPRRQIRWIVQKERNLGVKATWFLFGKDDFEDKRQNYISNPKVLRRLKELLAGEEVGLHGSPESAFNEDVLRAEMDRLVRSGFKVRGYRSHYLHFDYQKSFRILENAGILYDSTLGYWENIGFRAGISFPFHPFNIEENRPFRVLEIPLIVMDTTLHSKKAMNMNPLAAGVTLRRLIDMADRYQSHLSLLWHNVTFDPIDFPLWAGVYWSTLRHATDKGGWITSLHEIWTEWTNFD, encoded by the coding sequence ATGGACCGCTTTCCGAACATCCTCATTCTGCTCGATCTGCCGCGGGATTTCATTCCCAAGGCCGAGTTCGTGCTGAGGACGTTCTGCAACATCCTGCGTCTGCATCCCCAATTCGCTTACGGAGAGCGGATCGAAGGGGTCCACCTCTATTACGGGCCGGACCGCGAACGCTCCTATCCGGTGAAGATCCACTTCGATCCCGCCACCCCCGAATTCTTCAGCCAGCTGGAGCTCTATCCCCTGGACCGGGTGGATTTCTGCCTCTATCAGAAGGAATACATACCCTTCCTCTTCTCCCAGCCCGGCGCGATCTTTGCCATTGGGTCGCAAACCATGTCCTTCCGCAAGGACATCGTGGCCAGCGCCTTCTATTTCCTCACCTGCTGGCACGAATACATCCTCAGCCGCCATGGCGAACAGCGCGGACGCGTGGATTACCGGGAATCGCTGCAGTACCGCTGGGATTTCACGGACATCCCGGTGGTCGACGTCTATTGCCAGATGCTGCTCTACGCCATGGAACGGGCCCTGCCCCAATTCATCCGTGAGATCGTTTGGAACGAGGACAGCCGTTTTTGCATCTCGCTATCCCACGACGTGGACTACTGGAACTACTGGGCCGGCACCCAGCAGGCGGACACCCTCAAATACAACCTCCGCACCTGGTTCAAACGCCCCATCACAGCCACTTTCAAGATCCTCGGCCACACCCTGCACAAAAACCTGATCCACAATCCCCGCCGCCAGATCCGCTGGATCGTTCAAAAGGAAAGGAACCTGGGCGTAAAGGCCACCTGGTTTCTCTTTGGCAAGGACGATTTTGAGGACAAGCGGCAGAACTATATCTCCAACCCCAAGGTGCTGAGGCGGCTGAAGGAATTGCTGGCCGGCGAAGAAGTGGGATTGCACGGCAGCCCCGAATCTGCATTCAACGAGGATGTCCTCCGCGCCGAGATGGACCGGCTGGTCCGCTCGGGATTTAAGGTGCGGGGATACCGTTCCCACTATCTCCATTTCGATTATCAAAAGAGTTTCCGCATCCTCGAGAACGCCGGCATCCTCTACGATTCCACCCTCGGCTACTGGGAAAACATCGGTTTCCGCGCCGGCATCTCCTTCCCCTTCCATCCCTTCAACATCGAGGAGAACCGGCCTTTCCGCGTGCTGGAGATACCTCTCATCGTGATGGACACCACGCTCCACTCCAAAAAAGCCATGAACATGAACCCGCTGGCGGCCGGGGTCACCCTGCGCCGCTTGATCGACATGGCGGACAGGTATCAGTCCCACTTGTCCCTGCTCTGGCACAACGTGACTTTCGACCCCATCGATTTCCCCCTCTGGGCCGGGGTTTACTGGAGCACGCTGCGCCATGCCACCGACAAAGGAGGCTGGATCACCTCCCTGCACGAGATCTGGACGGAATGGACAAATTTCGATTGA
- the lon gene encoding endopeptidase La, with protein MEEQNNRIPRTLPVLHINNVVMFPHLLMPLVVTDEESRLVIDHALAHDKTMAFFLDREKTGPSDIGLNEIGTAVSILRMLRNQDGSISLLLQGTSRIRLQRTVQREPFIMVDVETLHEQTVEDTEIHAFRTIAIELMEKIASESTILNNEMIAGLSNIKQSGRVADIIAGNLDLQIEDRQIILETIDLKKRFKHLNNCLAEMIRQMRLENTIRSNIQLEMSEDQRRYYLREQMDAIRKELGESDEVSKEVLKWKELIEKNKLPDYVEEVAYEELDRLATMQPAASEYAVLRNYLDWIVNMPWTTYSKDRLDLARIDRILTQDHYGLAKPKERVLEYIAVKKLKGSLKGPILCFVGPPGTGKTSIGQSVARALKRKFIRMSLGGIHDEAEIRGHRRTYIGAMPGKILMEIKRQGTANPVFMLDEIDKLGRDFRGDPASALLEVLDPEQNHSFVDNYLNLPFDLSEVMFITTANSLDTIPPALRDRMEIIEFTSYLENDKVQIARHYLIPKEKDANGLKEHRITFRKSALQELIRYYVREAGVRNLQRRIGSIYRKIAREVAGDDIRDRVIDAAGIKDYLGPRKYTLELANRKPEVGIATGLAWTSYGGEILFCETTRMPGKGAIILTGLLGEVMKESARIALSHLKANHQKYGIDPRELEKFDIHIHFPSGAVPKDGPSAGITLTTALASLFTGRKVKHDLAMTGEITLTGKVLGIGGLKEKMLAAKRAGITQLILPRENEETISDFTPDILAGIKITWVENVKEVLDMVLLAKPGLKARKPAQS; from the coding sequence ATGGAAGAACAAAACAACCGGATCCCCAGAACCCTGCCGGTGCTGCACATCAACAACGTGGTGATGTTTCCGCACCTGCTGATGCCGCTGGTGGTTACCGACGAGGAATCCAGGCTGGTGATCGACCACGCCTTGGCTCACGATAAAACCATGGCCTTTTTCCTGGACCGGGAAAAAACCGGTCCCAGCGACATCGGCCTGAACGAGATCGGCACAGCCGTATCCATTCTGCGCATGCTGCGCAACCAGGACGGCTCGATAAGCCTGCTTCTGCAGGGAACATCCCGCATCCGCCTGCAACGCACCGTGCAGCGTGAACCCTTCATCATGGTGGATGTGGAAACCCTGCACGAGCAAACGGTTGAGGACACCGAGATCCATGCTTTCCGCACTATCGCCATCGAGCTGATGGAAAAGATCGCCTCCGAGAGCACCATCCTGAACAACGAGATGATCGCCGGGCTCAGCAACATCAAGCAATCCGGCCGCGTGGCCGATATCATAGCGGGAAACCTGGACCTGCAGATCGAGGACCGCCAGATCATCCTGGAAACCATCGACCTGAAAAAACGCTTTAAACACCTGAACAACTGCCTGGCCGAGATGATCCGCCAGATGCGGCTGGAAAACACCATCCGCAGCAACATCCAGCTGGAAATGAGCGAAGACCAGCGCCGCTACTACCTGCGTGAGCAGATGGACGCCATCCGCAAGGAACTGGGCGAAAGCGACGAGGTGAGCAAAGAGGTCCTCAAGTGGAAAGAGCTCATCGAAAAAAACAAGCTGCCGGATTATGTGGAGGAGGTGGCCTACGAGGAGCTGGACCGCCTGGCCACCATGCAGCCAGCCGCCAGCGAATACGCCGTGCTGCGCAACTATCTGGACTGGATCGTGAACATGCCCTGGACCACCTACAGCAAGGACAGGCTGGACCTGGCCAGGATCGACAGGATCCTCACCCAAGACCATTATGGCCTGGCCAAGCCCAAGGAACGGGTGTTGGAATACATTGCCGTAAAAAAGCTGAAGGGCAGCCTCAAAGGCCCGATCCTCTGTTTCGTGGGCCCCCCCGGCACCGGCAAAACCTCGATCGGGCAATCCGTCGCCCGGGCCCTCAAGCGCAAGTTCATCCGCATGTCCCTGGGCGGCATCCATGACGAAGCTGAGATCCGCGGGCATCGCCGCACCTACATTGGCGCCATGCCCGGCAAGATCCTGATGGAGATCAAGCGCCAGGGTACGGCCAACCCCGTGTTCATGCTGGACGAGATCGACAAGCTGGGCCGCGATTTCCGCGGCGACCCCGCCTCCGCCCTGCTGGAAGTGCTCGATCCCGAACAGAATCACAGCTTTGTGGACAACTATCTGAACCTGCCTTTCGACCTTTCCGAGGTGATGTTCATCACCACCGCCAATTCGCTGGACACCATTCCTCCCGCCCTGCGCGACAGGATGGAGATCATCGAGTTCACCAGCTATCTGGAGAATGACAAAGTGCAGATCGCGCGCCATTACCTGATCCCCAAGGAAAAGGACGCCAACGGTCTGAAGGAGCACAGGATAACATTCCGCAAATCCGCGCTGCAGGAGCTTATCCGCTATTACGTGCGTGAAGCGGGGGTGCGCAATCTGCAAAGGCGGATCGGTTCCATCTACCGCAAGATCGCCCGCGAAGTGGCCGGAGACGACATCCGCGACCGGGTGATCGATGCCGCCGGCATCAAGGATTACCTGGGTCCCCGCAAATACACTCTGGAACTGGCCAACCGCAAACCCGAGGTGGGCATCGCCACCGGGCTTGCCTGGACCAGTTACGGCGGCGAGATCCTCTTTTGCGAAACCACCCGCATGCCCGGCAAGGGCGCCATCATCCTCACCGGCCTGCTGGGCGAAGTGATGAAGGAATCGGCCCGGATCGCCCTCAGCCATCTGAAGGCGAATCATCAGAAATACGGCATCGATCCCCGCGAACTGGAAAAATTCGACATTCACATCCATTTCCCCTCTGGCGCCGTGCCCAAGGATGGCCCTTCAGCCGGGATCACCCTCACCACCGCGCTGGCTTCCCTGTTCACGGGGCGCAAGGTGAAGCACGACCTGGCCATGACCGGCGAGATAACCCTCACCGGCAAGGTCCTGGGCATCGGCGGCCTCAAGGAAAAGATGCTGGCCGCCAAACGCGCCGGCATCACCCAGCTCATTCTCCCGCGTGAAAACGAGGAAACCATCAGCGATTTCACCCCGGATATTCTGGCCGGGATAAAGATCACCTGGGTGGAAAACGTGAAGGAAGTGCTGGATATGGTGTTGCTGGCCAAACCCGGCCTCAAGGCCCGCAAACCCGCCCAAAGCTGA